The Coraliomargarita parva genomic sequence GGTGGCGCTGTTGCTGGTGTAATTGTCGCTGGTCAGGGTGCTGACCGAAGCGCTGAAGTCGGTGCTTTCGTTGTAGGCGAAGTGGGCGCCGATCTGTGCGGTGAAGTAGTCCATCTCGCTGTCGGCGATGACATAGCTGCTGACGCTCTCGTAGTGGTCGCTGGCCGGGGTGGTCAACTTGTCCTGTACATAGTTCAGGCTGCCGAAGAGCGTGAGCCGCTGGGTGGCCATGTAGGTCAGCGACTGGCTGAGGAAATAACGCTCTTGCTCGGAGCTTTCCGTCTTTTCGGTCACCTTGCTGTCGCTTTCGATCTTGGACTTCTGCAGGTCAACCCGTGACACCGAGGTCAGGTTGGGGAGAATGCGCCAGTTCACCCGGACATTGAAATCGTTGGTCGCCCGTGTCTGGTGGGTGATGTAGGCCGGATACCGGTCGAGGTCGGTGGTGATGTGGTCGTACTGGTTGTCGGTCCACTGATGGTAAGCCTGGAAGGCGACGGTTACGGTGCGGTGGGCATTCCAGTTGGCTCCGACCGTGAGCTTGGCTTTATTGCGCTCATAGTCGGTGTCCCGCTCAATGTAGCTGCTGCCGCCAAACTCTTCCAGGTTGCCGCTGGTTTGGCTGCCGAGCAGGCTGCTGTACAGGGTCCAGTTTTGGCAACCGGTGTAGCGCGCGCCCAGTTCGGCGGTGATGACGTCGTAGTAGTCTTCGGTTTCCGTGGGTTCCGGATCATCGGTCAGATCAACGATGCCATCTGCATCCTGCTCGGTGCGCTCAAAGCGAAGCGATGGGGTGACGATCCAGTCCTCGGCCGGCTGATAGAGTGCGCTAAGGGTGAATGCGTACTGGGTCAGGTCGAAGTCGGCGTCCACTTCATGCTCCAAACTGGCGCCGGAGGCCAGGGTCGGATAGAAGCCGCTGTCCCCTTCGAGACGGATGGTGGAAACATCCCCGTCGAGATAACTGACCATGCCGGCAGCGTTGACGGTGAGCATTTCGGATACTTTGTGCTGCACACTGGCATGGCCGGTGAAGCTGTCGGTTTCCATGTCTTCCTCCTGGGCGACGAAGGTGGTGGATCGGCCGGTGTTTCCGCCGACCGGGTATTCGACCGAGCGCAGCGCGTTATCGAGCTCGACATGGTCCCAACGAAGGGCGGCGCCCCAGTCGGTGGCTTCCGTGTCGCGCTGGACTTCCACTTCGAGTGTGTGGTGGGTTTCATCCAGGTCCCAGAAGGAGGGGGAGATCTTGCGGCGTTCGCCCGAATCGTTGTTGATCGTTGCGTAGTTCCAGTGGGTGGTGGCCTTTTTCCCTTCGCGCTCACGCAGGGTATAGCGGAAGGTGTAGGTCATCTCCTCGTCCGGTGTGAACACGGATTCAATGTAGAACTTGCTGCGGTCGAGGTGGAGCTTCGGATCGAAGGGCACGAGTGCGTCATTGTTCGGAATCGCGACGCTGTTCCCGTCGGACCAGTAGCGCTGGGTTTCAAAGCCGATGGTGGTACGGTTGACGCCGAATTTCTCGAAGGTGGCTTCCAGTGAGTAGTCACCTTCGTCAATCATGCCTCTGGCATCCAGATTGAAGGTCCAACCATCCCGTACATCGGTTTCGAAGTGCAGGGATTCGATACCACCTTGCAGGTCCGCCGTGCGGTTCGTCCGGGCTTGCCAGGCGGCGTCGCTGCCGTCGAGGTCGATGCCGGTGACGCCGAAGACGATATAGTTCTTATATTCTGTATCCGCGCTCTCCTCGGCGGCCAGGAAACTGGCCGAGAGGGCGAGCGGTGTGATCCACCGAAGCCATTTGCCGGTGGAGCGGGGGGAAGTAACAGGCTTTTTCATGGGGTGGTGGGGTGAAGATTAATAACGCAGGTGTGAGTTGATGTTGGAGCCGTGGATCGCCTCGTGGCATCCGGCGCTCCAGCAGGTGCCTCGTCCCAGGAAGCTGGAGTGCTCGCGGCCACCGATCAACACGCTGCCGCCGGAGGCGGGCTCGAGCATGTGGCATTGGAGGCAGAGGTTGGCGTTTCGCACCTTGAGTAGTTTGGCATTCACCGAGCCATGAACCGTATGGCAGGTCGTGCATCCGTCCCGCAAGGCCTCGTGCTCGAAGACGTGGGGGCCTTTTTGTGCATCGTGGCATTGGAAGCAGGTCTGGTTCTCGCTCATCAGTGCCGTGCCGCCACCCATGACGGCCGGTCCCTCATGCGGGTTGTGGCAATCCGTGCAACTGATCTTGCCTTCCAGAACGGGGTGGGCGCTGGGAAGATGGAATTCGCCGCGCTTGTCCAGGTGGCATTGGAAGCAGCTCTCCGGATTCTTTCCAGGATTGACGATCTGTCCCGGGATTTCGCCGCCGTTTTCCGCGTGGAGCGAGCCCGGGCCGTGGCAGGCTTCGCAGCTCAGGTCCAAGCCCTCCTCCGAGCGAAGACCCAGGCGCGCATGGGAGGCGCTGTGGAAATTGCCGGTGACATTGTCGTGGCAGAGGGAGCATTCCTCGCTACCCACAAAAGTGGCGCCCGGAACACTGTTTGGAATGTTCATGACCGGGCCGTTCATGGTCATGCAGGAGGTGATCAGAATCGACAGGGCGATGCCACCGCCCAGGAGAAGTTTTTTGACGCCGCGCTTGCGGATGAGTTGACGCAGGCCGGCGACGTGAGTCGGGGATATGGGGTCCATGTGAGTTGTTGTTGAGCTAGGGGTGGGGCTTCGAGCAGAAATCCTGAACAGAATGCCTGCTTTGCTGTTAAAGATGCTAATAGTAGTATTTGAAATGTTGCAATTCCGGATCCTTGGACAGTTTGTGCTATTAGCAATTCTACAGTTGTTTATATTTCTGCTAATCCTTTGGTTCTGGCTTTTCTAAGTGCCTTTATCTTAGGCAGATGTCATTGGAATTGCAGGGCCCTAGAAATAGCGCTTTGACACGCTTTTATGGCGTTTGGGATGGGGTAAGTTAGGCGCTGCGCATGAGAAAAGATTCTTATTTTAGATCCGAATGAGTGGATTATTGAGAATATTTCTAATGTTATTCGCGTAGCGCGTGGCGCGATTTTACCGTAGTGCGGCGATGTCTGTATTTTGTGTGTGCGGGCTGGCCTGTTTTTTGAACTCTCGCCTGTTTTATGCTGGAAGCCTATTCCGGGGCTGTTGTTAATGGGCCACTACCGACTTTCGCATCTCCTTTGTATTTGAAATGAGTTTCTCTCTCTTCCTCGATTCGCTGATCATCCAGGCTGCGGGTGGTCCCAATGTCTTTACCTACTTTGCCCAATCCAATTTCGCCGGTAAGATCGTCATCTTTATCCTGGTTGTGTGTAGTGTGGTCGCGTGGTCGGTCATGCTGGGGAAATACATGGACCTCTCCCGCCTGCGTTCCCAGAATCAGCGCTACGAGCATATGCTGAGCAAGGAACCGCATTTATTGGCGCTCGATCCGGATCGTCCCGGAAAGGGGGGCGGGCCCTATTATAACATTGTGCGGGAGGCGCTGGAGGCCTTTTTCCGCTACGGCGGGCATGTCGCGGATGCGGATGTGCACCGCGCGACCCTGCGTATGGGGCATGTGGAAAATGCGCTGCAGCGGGGTGTGGCGGAGCAGACGATCCGCTATGAGGCTAGGATGGTCCTGCTTGGCTCGATCGTGACCGGCGCGCCGTTCCTGGGCTTGCTCGGTACGGTCTGGGGGGTGATGGATGCCTTTGGCGGCATGGCCGGTGCGGGATCTGCGAGCCTGCAGAGTTTGGCTCCCGGTGTGTCCGGCGCCTTGCTTACCACGGTGGCCGGCCTTGTTGTGGCGATTCCTTCGGTTTTCGGGTACAACTACTTGCTGCAGCAGACCAAGATCTCGGTGGTTGAACTCGAGAACTTCGCCAGCACGGTGGCCGACCGGATTGAACTCGAGGCGCAGGCGGCCGCGAACGCGTGATTTGCCGCTGCGATTGAATTTCCTATTTTTAAGACGTGGCTCGTAACTTTCATCGCAAAGACCGCCTCTCGGCGCTGACGGAGATCAATGTGACGCCTTTGATCGACCTGGCTTTTGCCCTGTTGATTATTTTCATGATCACCACGCCCTTGCTTGAGCAGACGATCGAGGTGAATCTTCCGGTCGAGTCGTCCAGCTCCCAGCCGGAGGATCGAGAGGAATTCCAGTCGGTGGCGATCGACCGGGCGGGGCGTTACTTCTGGGGTGAGGATCCCGTCAGTCGGGCCGAATTGGGCGAACTGCTCGATGTGCTGGCCCAAGATCCGGCGCCGCCGGTTCTCAGTATCCGGGCGGATGCGACCTTGCCCTATCAAAAGGTGATTGCGGTGATCGACATGATTAAGCAAAGGAAGCTTTCCAAAATCAGTTTGGACACTAAAGTCGAGTAGTGCGGATGAATTGGAAAAACAACCAGCCTTTCTGGACCTCGGTGATCCTTCACCTAGTGGTTCTGCTTGGTTTGTTTCTCGCGACCATCGTGGAGGCCTTTAAGCCCAAGGAAAAGGAACATGTCTTTATCATGGTCAGTCCGCCCGCCGATACGGTGGCGGATCGTCCCTCGGTGGATACGAATGAGCCGATTCCTCAATTTGATCTCCCCGAAATTTCGCAATTGCAGCCGGTGCCGGAGATTCCGGAGGTGCAACCGGCTCCGCAGCCAAAGCCGCAACCCGTGGTGAAGCAAACGCAACCGGCTCCTGCTCCAAAGCCAACGCCGAAGCAGAAGTCGATGACCTATGAGGAGTACAAGAAACAGTTTGGTGAGCCGAAGGCGCGCAAGCAGCCGACGGTGACGCGTCCAACGACGGAAGTGCGCCAGATCGATACAGACTCGATTCAGGATAATTTGAAAATCTTGCTGCGGAACCAGACGCCCCGGCAGAGCAGCGGAAATACCTTGGCCAAGCAGAATGCCTTGGCGCAGTATGGGGCCCAGCTGAATGCCCGACTGAACCGGGCCTGGGGCAAGCCGTCGAATCTGGCCGGGGTCCGATTGTCGGTGACCGTGGTTTTTGATGTATCCCCTTCCGGGCAAATTTATAAAATGCGGCTTCAGCCATCTTCGGGAAATAGTGCCTTCGACCAGTCGGTCTTGGCTGCGTTTCAGCGGGTGGCCAACGCCGGGCCCACGCCGACCGGTGAGCAGCATACCTTTACCATGACCTTCCGTATGACGGAGTAGGTGCGGGAAGGTCGATTTCCTGAACGAAGCGGCCTTTGGAACCGGTCATGTAGCAGCCGGTGTCAACCGGATGAGTACTGGGAATGCTACGATTATTCAGAATCGGTATTCGATTGTGGAGCCCAGTTGCCCTCGCTGCGTAACCACTCAAGTAGAGTCTTGAGGCGCGCTTCGTCGGTCCGTCGGGTGTCCCAGGCGAGGTAGGCCGGTACGGCGCGCTCCTTGCGGCCAAAAGGCGCGATCAGGCTGCCTTCTTCCAGTTCGGTCTCAATATAGGATTCCGGTGCGATCATGTAGCCCAAGCCCACCTTGGTGGATTGAATCAACATGGAAAGGTCGTCCCGCATGCTTGAGGGGGCCGTGTGGTCCTCCATCTGTGCGTAGTGCTGGTCGTTGATCCAATCGTCCAGTGACTCGGGGCGGATGGTGTTCATGATGAATGGCAGGGGGCGCAGGTCCTCGACGCTGTGCAGCGGCCCGTGTTTTTCCGCAAAGGCCGGAGACATGGTCAGGACGGCAATGTTTTTCCGGAAAGGTTCGAGCTGGGCAGTACGCATTTTGGGCCTGCGACCCTGGTCGATCCAGGCGTCCAGGGCGCGGAGTCCGCTTTCATCATTTTCGGGCAGGGGAACAATTGAGAGGGTTTGCTCCGGGTGGAGTCGGCTCCACTTGTGTAGTCGCGGCAGGAGCCAGTGGATGGCGAAGGCTGCGGTGCAGCCCAGGATGATCGGAGCACCCGGACCTTCGCGGCGGATTGCCTCCAGCCGGGTGCGGATCAGGCCGAATGCTTCGCTGGCGGCTTGTTGGACCTGTTTTCCTTTTTTAGTCAGTTCCAGGCGGTTGCCGATGCGTTCAAACAACCGGGTGTCCAGTTCGGCGGAAAGGTTGTGGATCTGCCGGCTGATCGCGCCGGGAGTGACATTCAGTTCCCGGGCTGCCGCTTTGACGCTGCCGCATCGGCAGACGCTTTCGAAGGCGCGCAGCGCGGTGAGGGAGGGGAGCAGGTCGTTCATGGTAGGCTCAATTCGTGAGAATAGTTGAGTTTATGTAAATATGAATTGAGCTTTTTGCGAGTTTAGGTGGCTCGAAAAGTGGTGTATTTGAATTCGTGTTTACAAATGATCAATTAACTGCGCTGCCCGATGAGTGAGAAGACCGAAATCAAGGTATTGGTCATTACGACCTTTGAAACAGGTGAAGATATCGGGGATGTGCCGGGGGAGTTCCAGTACTGGGTGGAGCGTGAAGCACTTTTTGAAACAATCGAGGTCCCAGGGCTGAAGCATCCCCTTCGCAGGAATGACCGCGGCTTGTATGCCATGGTTTGTGGCACCACCTCCCGTTGTGTGCTCCAGATCATGGCGCTTGCCGCGGATCCACGTTTTGACTTACGTAAGACCTATTTTCTGGTTGCCGGGGTGGCTGGTTCCGACCCCTTGACCGCGGCCCTGGCGACGACCAGCTGGTCGACCCATGTGGTCGATGGTGCGATGGCTTTCGAGATCGATGAGCGTGAAATTCCCGGTGACTGGCCTTATGGCCTGGTGGCTTTCGGTGCGACAGCGCCCGGGCTTGGGTCGCAGGATGTGGATGATGTACCCTCGCCTTGTGTGCCTGAAGGTAGCGCGGGGGGCGTGCAGACAGTCTGCTACAAGCTCAATCCCAGCCTTGTCGAATGGGCTTATGATCTGACCCAGACGCTGGAGATCCCGGACGACGAGGTGATGGCGGCTTACCGGGCTCAATTTGCCGAATTCCCGGAGGCACAACGCGCACCTCGGGTGATGAAAGGGGTGAGCCTGGCTTGCGATCGATTCTGGCATGGTGAGCTGAAAGCCCGTTGGGCGAGGGATTGGGTCCGCCTCTATACCAAGGGCGAAGGCGAACTGGTTATGTCTGATTGCGAGGACCAAGGTGTTTGTGGCTCGATCAAACAATTAGAACTCATGGGGAAGGCTGATTTCAGCCGCCTGTTGGTGCTTCGCGGCTCCTGTAACTTTGTCATGCCGCCGCCAGGCAGGTCGCCGGCGGATTGTCTTTTTGGCGAGACTATTGAAACCGCCTATCTGCAATCCTTAGATGCGGTTTACCGCGTTGGAAGCGTGGTCGTGCATGCGCTCCTCGAGGGCTGGGCGGACTATCGTGAGCATTTGCCGGAAACGGCCTCATAAAATCATCACTGCTGCTGTGTTTTCGGATGCAGCAGCTTTTTTATGGGTAAATGCCTTGACATCAAGGCAAATGACGCTCTGTTTGTCATCTTCTAATGGCAAAAATCTACCAGCACTCCGGGCCGCACTTGTTTCTTCTTCTTTGGAAGGCATCGCATGCGGTCATGGGCTACGATCAGGCAAGCATCGCGAAGGCCGGCTTTCGCTCGCTTTCCGATTTCGCGGTGATGGAGGTTATTCTGCACAAGGGGCCGACTCCGGTTAATGCGATCGGGGAGAAGGTTCTTTTGACAAGCGGTTCGATTACCACGGCGGTGCAGCGTTTGGAGAAACGCGGACTTGTCCGCCGTGAGCGGAAGGCTGAGGATGCCCGGGTTGTCCTGGTGCATTTGACGGATGCGGGGCGTGCACTGATCGAAGCGAGCTTTGCCGCGCATGCGGCCAATCTGGACCGCTTGTTCGAAGTCTTTGATACGGAGGAGCGCAATCAGTTTGACCGCTTGCTGAAGAAACTCGGCCGCCGGTCCCGGGAAATTCGCCCTTAATGTTTGCGATATATCTTGATGTGAAGATATATGCACCTCTGAAACAAAATTAAATTACATAGAAAGGGAAATTGTATGAAATTGAAAACAGTCCTTTTGGGAACGACGAACAGCTTGGCCTTTTTGCCGCTCCGGATCGGGGTGGGGCTGGTGATGGCCGGACATGGTGCACAGAAACTCTTCGGTTGGTTCGGAGGCTACGGCCTTCAGGGGACCGGGCAGTTTTTTGCGGAGAATCTGGGTTTGAAGCCGGGAGTTTTGATGGCCGCGTTTGCGGGCGGCACTGAATTTTTCGGGGGTGTACTGCTCCTCCTCGGTTTATTGACGCGGCTCGCGGGTCTTAGTCTGGTGGGGACCATGTTGGTTGCCATCATCACGGCTCATCCGGATGCCTTTTTTGCGAGCGACAATGGGATGGAATACCCGCTGACCTTACTTTTGGCCAGTCTGACTCTGACGATCGGGGGAGCCGGAGCGCTTTCGGTGGACCGTCAATTGGTTAAATAAAATCATCACAGGCCATCGTAGCCGACGGGAGTCAAGTCGGTTGCGATGGTCGCATGGGGAGGTACGAATCATGAAGCTGCCGAATTACATGATCACACGATCAGTCCAGCGGATGCGCACGCAGTTGGATTGGCTGGATAGCCGGCACAGTTTTTCGTTTGCCGGGCATTACGATCCGGACCGTATGGGCTTTGGTCCGTTGCGGGTGGTGAATGACGACCGGGTGGGGCCTCGGGGTGGTTTTCCGCCGCACCCTCACAAGGACATGGAAATCATCAGCCTGGTGCTGGAGGGGCGTCTCGAGCACAAGGATAGCCTCGGCAACGGGCGGGTCATCGGGGCCGGGGAAATCCAATACATGAGCGCCGGTAGCGGGGTGGTGCACAGCGAGTTCAATCCCTCGGAGACGGAGGCGGTGCACTTTCTCCAGATCTGGATCGAACCCTGGGAACAAGGTGTGGTGCCGCGTTATGCGGAACAGGCGATTCTGGGTACTTCCAGCAATGTGTGGAAGCTCTTGCTGTCGCCGGATGGCCGCGAAGGCTCCATGGCGATTCGCCAGGATGCCGAGCTTCGTAGTCTGCGGCTTGAGTCCGGAGCGTCGATTGAGTATCACAGCACGCGGACTGGGCGGGGCTTGTGGCTCTTTGTCCTCTCCGGCGATGTTCAGGTGGCAGATATGACCCTGCATTCCGGGGACTCTCTAGCCGTGCAAGATACCGGAGGTTTGGCTTTGGATGCTAGAGGGGCCTTGCCGGTGGAAGTGCTGCTATTTGACCTGCCGCTTTAGAATCTGCTCAGCTCTCCTGCGAGTTCGAGCGTCAGCCATGCTCCGGCGATCGAGAAGGATTTTGCCACGATGCTCGCCAGCAAGGCCGAGCTCTTTCGGTGGATCGAGTCGACCTGAAACAGGATCAAGGCGAGGAGTATCCCACCGACTGCTGTCATGATCGGATCCGGCACGGGGGTCCCCATCCAGAACCCGGGCAAGCCTGAAGCTACGGATACAAGGCATGCGATCAGGCCAATCGTCCTGTAGCGAGGGTGTACCGGATCGAAATGTAGAATGAGTGAAACGACGAGGGTACAAATGATGCAATCCGCGACGATCACAATGAGCCGGGATAAGATCTGTCCGTAGGTGTTTGTACTGTATTCCGGCTCCTGAACGGACATTCCCTCGAATTCCTTGGTGCTGCGCTTTAGCAGGTCGGCATAGTCCGGATCCTGAA encodes the following:
- a CDS encoding LysR family transcriptional regulator, whose amino-acid sequence is MNDLLPSLTALRAFESVCRCGSVKAAARELNVTPGAISRQIHNLSAELDTRLFERIGNRLELTKKGKQVQQAASEAFGLIRTRLEAIRREGPGAPIILGCTAAFAIHWLLPRLHKWSRLHPEQTLSIVPLPENDESGLRALDAWIDQGRRPKMRTAQLEPFRKNIAVLTMSPAFAEKHGPLHSVEDLRPLPFIMNTIRPESLDDWINDQHYAQMEDHTAPSSMRDDLSMLIQSTKVGLGYMIAPESYIETELEEGSLIAPFGRKERAVPAYLAWDTRRTDEARLKTLLEWLRSEGNWAPQSNTDSE
- a CDS encoding DoxX family protein, whose amino-acid sequence is MKLKTVLLGTTNSLAFLPLRIGVGLVMAGHGAQKLFGWFGGYGLQGTGQFFAENLGLKPGVLMAAFAGGTEFFGGVLLLLGLLTRLAGLSLVGTMLVAIITAHPDAFFASDNGMEYPLTLLLASLTLTIGGAGALSVDRQLVK
- a CDS encoding cytochrome c3 family protein, with product MDPISPTHVAGLRQLIRKRGVKKLLLGGGIALSILITSCMTMNGPVMNIPNSVPGATFVGSEECSLCHDNVTGNFHSASHARLGLRSEEGLDLSCEACHGPGSLHAENGGEIPGQIVNPGKNPESCFQCHLDKRGEFHLPSAHPVLEGKISCTDCHNPHEGPAVMGGGTALMSENQTCFQCHDAQKGPHVFEHEALRDGCTTCHTVHGSVNAKLLKVRNANLCLQCHMLEPASGGSVLIGGREHSSFLGRGTCWSAGCHEAIHGSNINSHLRY
- a CDS encoding TonB-dependent receptor produces the protein MKKPVTSPRSTGKWLRWITPLALSASFLAAEESADTEYKNYIVFGVTGIDLDGSDAAWQARTNRTADLQGGIESLHFETDVRDGWTFNLDARGMIDEGDYSLEATFEKFGVNRTTIGFETQRYWSDGNSVAIPNNDALVPFDPKLHLDRSKFYIESVFTPDEEMTYTFRYTLREREGKKATTHWNYATINNDSGERRKISPSFWDLDETHHTLEVEVQRDTEATDWGAALRWDHVELDNALRSVEYPVGGNTGRSTTFVAQEEDMETDSFTGHASVQHKVSEMLTVNAAGMVSYLDGDVSTIRLEGDSGFYPTLASGASLEHEVDADFDLTQYAFTLSALYQPAEDWIVTPSLRFERTEQDADGIVDLTDDPEPTETEDYYDVITAELGARYTGCQNWTLYSSLLGSQTSGNLEEFGGSSYIERDTDYERNKAKLTVGANWNAHRTVTVAFQAYHQWTDNQYDHITTDLDRYPAYITHQTRATNDFNVRVNWRILPNLTSVSRVDLQKSKIESDSKVTEKTESSEQERYFLSQSLTYMATQRLTLFGSLNYVQDKLTTPASDHYESVSSYVIADSEMDYFTAQIGAHFAYNESTDFSASVSTLTSDNYTSNSATTVPYGNDLDEYSLSFGVTKRLAANKKIMLEYTYLDHEDDATAGDSDYSAHMLSAKYEYRF
- a CDS encoding ExbD/TolR family protein; the encoded protein is MARNFHRKDRLSALTEINVTPLIDLAFALLIIFMITTPLLEQTIEVNLPVESSSSQPEDREEFQSVAIDRAGRYFWGEDPVSRAELGELLDVLAQDPAPPVLSIRADATLPYQKVIAVIDMIKQRKLSKISLDTKVE
- a CDS encoding purine-nucleoside phosphorylase, with product MSEKTEIKVLVITTFETGEDIGDVPGEFQYWVEREALFETIEVPGLKHPLRRNDRGLYAMVCGTTSRCVLQIMALAADPRFDLRKTYFLVAGVAGSDPLTAALATTSWSTHVVDGAMAFEIDEREIPGDWPYGLVAFGATAPGLGSQDVDDVPSPCVPEGSAGGVQTVCYKLNPSLVEWAYDLTQTLEIPDDEVMAAYRAQFAEFPEAQRAPRVMKGVSLACDRFWHGELKARWARDWVRLYTKGEGELVMSDCEDQGVCGSIKQLELMGKADFSRLLVLRGSCNFVMPPPGRSPADCLFGETIETAYLQSLDAVYRVGSVVVHALLEGWADYREHLPETAS
- a CDS encoding MotA/TolQ/ExbB proton channel family protein, whose translation is MSFSLFLDSLIIQAAGGPNVFTYFAQSNFAGKIVIFILVVCSVVAWSVMLGKYMDLSRLRSQNQRYEHMLSKEPHLLALDPDRPGKGGGPYYNIVREALEAFFRYGGHVADADVHRATLRMGHVENALQRGVAEQTIRYEARMVLLGSIVTGAPFLGLLGTVWGVMDAFGGMAGAGSASLQSLAPGVSGALLTTVAGLVVAIPSVFGYNYLLQQTKISVVELENFASTVADRIELEAQAAANA
- a CDS encoding MarR family winged helix-turn-helix transcriptional regulator — translated: MAKIYQHSGPHLFLLLWKASHAVMGYDQASIAKAGFRSLSDFAVMEVILHKGPTPVNAIGEKVLLTSGSITTAVQRLEKRGLVRRERKAEDARVVLVHLTDAGRALIEASFAAHAANLDRLFEVFDTEERNQFDRLLKKLGRRSREIRP
- a CDS encoding pirin family protein, with product MITRSVQRMRTQLDWLDSRHSFSFAGHYDPDRMGFGPLRVVNDDRVGPRGGFPPHPHKDMEIISLVLEGRLEHKDSLGNGRVIGAGEIQYMSAGSGVVHSEFNPSETEAVHFLQIWIEPWEQGVVPRYAEQAILGTSSNVWKLLLSPDGREGSMAIRQDAELRSLRLESGASIEYHSTRTGRGLWLFVLSGDVQVADMTLHSGDSLAVQDTGGLALDARGALPVEVLLFDLPL
- a CDS encoding TonB family protein; this encodes MNWKNNQPFWTSVILHLVVLLGLFLATIVEAFKPKEKEHVFIMVSPPADTVADRPSVDTNEPIPQFDLPEISQLQPVPEIPEVQPAPQPKPQPVVKQTQPAPAPKPTPKQKSMTYEEYKKQFGEPKARKQPTVTRPTTEVRQIDTDSIQDNLKILLRNQTPRQSSGNTLAKQNALAQYGAQLNARLNRAWGKPSNLAGVRLSVTVVFDVSPSGQIYKMRLQPSSGNSAFDQSVLAAFQRVANAGPTPTGEQHTFTMTFRMTE